The genomic stretch TCAATCTCGACCTCGCTATCGCGCAAATCGTGTCTGCGACCAATGCCATCCGCGCCCTGATGCCGCCCGGCATCCAGCCGCCAATCGTCGTGCAGTTCAATGCGTCCAGCGTTCCGGTTCTGCAGCTCAGTCTCAATTCGGACAGCCTGAACGAGCAGCAACTCTACGATTTCGGCATCTATCGCGTTCGTCAGCAATTGGCCCCGGTTCCCGGCGTCACCCTGCCGACGCCGGCGGGCGGCAAATATCGCCAGATCATGGTCGATATCGACCCGGACAAGCTGCTTTCCCGGGGACTGACGCCGCTCGACATCGTCAATGCGGTCAATACGCAAAACCTCACGCTGCCGTCGGGAACGGCGAAGATCGGCGACACCCAATATACGGTGCGAACCAACGCCACGCCGGCGTCGATCAACGACCTCAACATGATACCGGTCAAGTTCGCCAACGGCGCCACCATTTTATTGAAGGACGTGGCGCAGGTCCGCGACGGGGCGCTGGTGCAGCAGAACATCGTGCGCGAGGATGGCCGCCGCTCGGTTCTGCTTAGCGTGATCAAGAACGGCAATGCGTCGACGCTGGCGGTCGTCAACGGCGTGAAGAACGCGCTGCAGGCGATCCGCTCCTCCGCACCGGCCGGACTCAAGGTCAACGAGCTGTTCGACCAGTCGATCTTCGTTACAAACTCGGTCACCGGCGTGTTGCGTGAAGGCGCCATCGCGGCGGGCCTCACCGCGCTGATGATCCTTGTCTTCCTTGGTTCGTGGCGATCGACGCTGGTCGTGATGATCTCAATTCCGCTGGCGATCCTGTCGTCGCTCGTGGTGCTGTATTTTCTGGGCGAAACGTTGAACACCATGACCCTCGGCGGCCTTGCGCTGGCGGTCGGCATCCTGGTCGACGATTCGACCGTGACCATCGAGAATACCCACCGGCTGTGGACCGAAGAGGGCATGCCGCTCTCTGAGGCGACGCTGCATGGCGCCGCCGAAATCGCGGTGCCGACGCTGGTTTCGACGCTTGCCATCAGCTGCGTGTTCACCTCGGTGGTGTTCCTCGACGGACCAGCCAAGTACCTGTTCACGCCGCTGGGACTTGCCGTCGTATTTGCGATGCTGGCTTCTTACGGATTGTCGCGGACGCTAACGCCGATCACGATCGGCCTGCTGCTCAAGGGCGAACGTCATCACGCAGAGGATGGAGCCCCGAGGGGCTTCTTCTCGCGGATGACCGCCGCATTCGAGCGCGGGTTCGAGCACCTGCGTAATGGATACGCGAAATTGCTGGCAACGCTGCTTCGGCGGAGGGCTATCGTTCCGGTCGTCGTCGTCCTGATGCTCAGTCTCGGCACGGTGATGCTGTTATTCGTTGGCCGGGACTTTTTCCCGCTCATCGACGGCGGCCAGATCCAGCTCCACGTTCGTGCTCCCGCCGGCACCCGTATCGAAAGCACCGAAGCGATTTTTCAGGCGGTTGAGGACAAGATTCGCGAGGTCATTCCGGAAAAGGACCGCTCCCTGATCGTCGACAATATTGGACTGCCGGCGCGAGCCTTCAATCTGGCGTTCGCCGACGGCTCAACGATCGGGATCAACGACGGCGTCATCCAGGTAGCGCTCAAGGAGGGCCACAAACCAACCGCCGATTACGTCAAGAAATTGCGTCAGGTGCTGCCCGCCGCATTCCCGGAGGACGTATTCTATTTCCAGGCGGCCGATATCGTAACGCAGATTCTGAACTTCGGACTGCCGGCGCAGATAGACGTCCGGACGGTGGGCTACGACAAGAACAACCTTTCGGTTGCAAGGGAGCTCCGTCAACGCCTCGCCGCAATTCCAGGCATCGTCGACGCGCATCTGCAGCAGGAAGTCGACGCGCCGGCGTTCTACGCCCAGATCGACCGGACGCGCGCTGCGCAGCTTGGCCTCAATGCCAGCACCGTGGCGACCAACATCAATGTCAGCCTGAGCTCGTCGGAGCAGGTTTCGCCTAACTTCTGGACCGATCCGACCTCGGGGATTCCGTATTATCTGGCTGTGCAGACGCCGGAGTACAAAGTCAACTCGCTCAATGCGCTCGCGAACACGCCGGTTTCCACTTCGTTGGCGGTGAGTGGGCAAACGGTCCCTGGCATGCTGAGCAATGTCGCGACGTTCAAGCGGGACAAGGTCGCCACCAATTCCAACCAGACCAACATTCAGCCGGTTTTCGACGTCTATGCCAGCGTGCAGGGCCGCGATCTCGGCAGTGTTGCAGCCGACATCAACAAGGTGACGACTGAGCTGCAGAAGGAACTGAAGCCCGGCAATTCAATTCAGGTAATCGGCCAGATCCAGAGCATGAACGACTCGTTCCGGAATCTGGGTATCGGGCTGCTGTTCGCCGCGGTCTTCGTCTATCTGCTGATGGTTGTGAACTATCAGACCTTCGGCGATCCGTTCGTGGTGATCCTGGCCCTGCCGGCGACACTCTGCGGCATCGTCACGATGCTGTTCATCACCGGTACCACGCTGAACGTGCCGTCGCTTATGGGAGCGATCATGGCAGTCGGCGTCGCCTCAGCGAACTCGATCCTGCTCGTGACCTTCGCGCGCGAGCAGCAGCTGAAAGGGCACTCCGCCTTTGAGGCCGCTCTGAGTGCCGGCCACACCCGAATCCGCCCCGTGCTGATGACCGCCGCCGCGATGATCGTCGGCATGATCCCGATGGCGATCGGTGGCGCCGGCGAGGAACAGAACGCTGCGCTCGCGCGCGCCGTCATCGGCGGCCTCTTGTTCGCGACACCGACCACGTTGCTGATCGTGCCTTACCTGTTCGCCATGCTGCGCAAGGGCAACGACGGAAAGCCTCACCATGGCGTATTCGAGGAAGCTTAGGAATGACCGAGACTCGTGTGCGGCCGAAAACTGAAGTGCCGAAGGACCGGCCTGATCCGGAAACCGATCGTGTTGTTACGTTGCCGAACGCTGCGCCCAAGCGGCGAGGTTACGGAGGCGCGCTATTCGGGGCAAGCGCGCTGCTGCTGCTCGCAGGCGGCCTTGCGGTAGGAGGTTGGCGCCACTACCAGGCCGAGTTCGACGTCGCGGCTACCGCGCAACAGAGCCGTACCCTGGTTCCCGACGTTCGCGTGGGTACGATTCGCGCCAGCGATAGTAAAATTACCGTCACCTTGCCGGCGACGACGACCGCATTCGAAGCGGCGAATATTTTTGCGCGCACCAACGGCTACATCGAAAAACGCTACGTCGACATCGGCGATCGGGTCAAGGCCGGAGCCCTGTTGGCAGAGATTACCGCCCCTGAGCTCGACCACCAGATTACGCAGGCCCAGGCGACGCTGGCCCAGAACCAGGCCACGTTGCAGCAAACACAGGCAAGTCGTGAGCTCGCCGAAGTCACCAACGGGCGCGATAGCAAGCTCGTCAAGCAGGGATGGCTCACGCTTCAGCAAGGCGACAACGATCGCCTGACCCTGCAGGCGCAACAGGCAGCGGTCGGCGTAGCTCAGTCGAATATCGCCGCCCAGGAGGCGCAGATTCGAATCCTCGAGCAGGAGAAGGCCTACCAGCGCGTCGTGGCGCCATTCGACGGCGTGATCACACAGCGCAACATCGACAATGGCAGCCTGGTGACGTCCGGATCGACCTTCATGTTCACGCTGATGCACCCTGATGTGATCCGTACCCAGGTGTTCGTCCCCCAGGATGAGGCCTTTGGGCTTGGGCCCGGCGTCGATGCAGTGGTTCGTGTCCCGGAAATTCCGGACCGGAGTTTTCCCGGCAAGGTCACGCGGATCGCGAGCGCGTTGCAGCCCGGGAGCCGGACGCTGCTGACCGAGATCGACGTCCCCAATCCGGACGGTGCGCTCAGCCCCGGGATCTATTGCACGGTCGAGCTGCTTATTCCGCGCAAGACACCATCGATGACGATACCGGCCGATGCGGTCGTATTCGATCAGAACGGCCTGCATGTCGCGGTCGTCAAGGACGGCACCGCCCATCTGCAAAAGATCACGATCGCGCGCGACTTCGGCACGGAGGTCGAAGTGCACGACGGCGTCAAGCCGGGCGATCAGGTCATCCTCAATCCGATGGTGAATCTGGCGGAAGGCAGCAAGGTCGCGGCGCGCAAGGCGCAGACAAGCTAGATCGGCGCAGCGGAGGGACGGGCGATGCACCGCTTGCTGTTGACAATGGCGACGCTGCTGTTAGGCGCTCATGCGAGCCTGGCGCAAGTCTCCACCATGGGCACCACTGCCATGGGCCTTTCATCGACGCCGGGAACGATCGTGACCTCCCCGCTCTTTGGCCCGAGTCCGTTCTCCGCGGCCACACAGCCAGGCGCACCCGACACGACGCTGGCGCCGGTACCGCTGGCTTCTGATCCCACGCTTCCGGGGACGGTCGTGACCTGTTCCACACCGACAGGGCAAATCACGCCTGGAACTCCCGCGGTGCCAGTTACTTCCCTGTCGTCAATGGCCGGCACAATCGGAACGACGCCATCGATAGCCGCGGCGCCGACGATGTCGGCAGCACCAGCTGCGTCTTCCGCATCTATAGTTGGAAACACGGCCACCGCATCATTCATCGGAAGCACGACCACACCATTTCTGCCGCTGTCCGCACAACCGGCTACGTCATTCATCACGGATTTTCCCGGCACGACCATACCGGCGCCGCAGCCGCCCGCAGTGCCACCTCTGCCGGCACCTTCCATTACGCCGATGCCCGTACCAACATCATCGACGGCGCTGAGCACAATCTCCACATCCATGCCGGGCACAATAGCCACGATGACGGCACCGACCATGACGATGTCACCGACTGCGACGATGCCTGCGGCATTGGGAACAATTGCCACGCCAACCGTCATCACGACGACTGGGACCGTCTCGCCGTCGAGCCCGATTGGCAGTCCTTCGACTACCGTATGCAGCTCCATGCCGGGAGGTCCGCCGACCAATGGCACGGCTCTGCCGCTCTCGACGCCGGCAATTCCGGCGAACCCGCCGCCCGGCACGATTCAGCAGGACATCGCGCAGCTTGGCGGAACCAGCATCGATCCGACAGCGGCGGTTATGCCAACGCCGAACACGTCGGCATGCGCCGAGAGCAGGACGATGAACCTGGCGACGCCCGGCACGACGGCACCGGCCAACGCCACGGGCGCCGCGGCGACGCCGGGCGTATCGCCGCCGGGCTGCTGACTGGTCCAATCCTTGAACCTGATCCGCGAACAGTCGTCCACGCTTTGATCGACCCGCCACGGCAATTCTAGAATGCTATTTATAAAATGCTATTTAATGGTGCGGCTCATTCATGAGGGCTATTTTTTTAGCGAGCGGCCCCACCGCGCTTGCCCCCTCAGGCGGTGGGCAGATGCCGCCGAGCGGACGGCGACGCCACGCCTTTTGCCCCCGAAAGGCGGGCGGCGCTGTCCGGCTCCCTTCGGGAGAAGCCAATGACAGTTGCGGGTCGTTGAATGGCAGCGGTCTCGGGCAAGCGGGCAGTCGTGGAAACAGCAACCTCAAACCCTGCGACGGTCTTCGCCGCAGTCGGGAATCGATTGATGACAAAATTGTTGCTGATCGAGGATGACAGCGAGACGGCTGAGGAAATCACAGCCGAACTGGCCGACCGCGGTTTTGAAATCGAGTGGTCGGCCAACGGTATAGAAGGCCTCGACAAGGCACGATCTTCTCGGCCGGACGCCATGATCGTCGATCGGCTGCTGCCCGGAATGGACGGCCTTACGGTCATCGAAGCGCTCCGGAAGGACCAGGTGCGCACGCCGGTACTGGTGCTGAGTGCGCTCGGCGCGGTGGATGACCGCGTGCGCGGATTGCGGATGGGCGGCGACGACTATCTCACCAAACCGTTCGCGATCGTCGAGCTCGTCGCCAGAGTGGAGGCGTTGCTGCGCAGACCCGCGGAATCGCGCGACACGACGTTGCGGGTAGGACCGCTGGAACTGGATCTGATCGAGCGCACCGCCAAACGCGGCGACCGGGTGATCGATCTTTTGCCGCGTGAGTTTCGCTTGCTCGAATATATGATGCAACGTAGCGACCAGCTGCTGACGCGAGCTATGCTTTTGGAGGAGGTCTGGAACTACAAATTCGTTCCGGCAACGAACCTGGTGGACGTGCATATGGGGCGGCTGCGTCACAAGGTGGACGGACCGGAAGAAGTGCCGATGATCCACAATGTTCGCGGTGCCGGCTTTATCCTTCGCACCGGACCATAGGGCTCCGATGGCCGGGGGGCAACGCGCCGCCGCGGGCATTAAGCCGCCGCGGGCATTAAATAGAATGTGCACGCGGCGAGATCAGATGCTTCAGGCGCAAATCATACGTTCAATTACCTTCCGTCGAGCGCTGGCGGTGACCGGCGCATTCGCGGTTTTCGTCATCGCGCTGTTCGGATTCATCTACTGGCAGACCGATCAATACCTGATCGCGCGATCTGACCGAATGATCGCGAGGCAACTCAACGTTATCTCGGCGTTGCCCGGTGAACGACGGTTGGATGCAATCGACGAGCATCTAAGGCAGGATTCCCGTGGCGTTCAATATGCCGGGTTGTTCGCCGCGGATGGCCGCCGGATAACGGGCAATCTGGAACAGTTCCCACCAGGGCTCCAGATGAATGATTCGGTCCAGAGCCTCTCGGTCGTCCGAACGCTGCCGACCGGTCGAGAGACGCGCGCGATCCGCGCGATCGCCCGCCGAATGCCGAATGGCGATGCGCTGGCGATCGGACGAGAGGTCGACGAAACCAGGGAAATTTCCCATGTTGTCGGTCAGGCACTTGCGCTGGGTCTGTTGCCGGCGTTTTGCCTGTGCCTGCTGGCTGGTGCGTGGTTGAGCATGCGGGCTCAGGAGCGCGTCGAAGACGTAAATCAGCATGTTC from Bradyrhizobium sp. Ash2021 encodes the following:
- a CDS encoding efflux RND transporter permease subunit, coding for MGIVRFALRFPHTFYVLAALILFLGVAAIRSMPTDIFPEIRIPVVTVIWQYTGLTTPEMEQRVSTYSQYSISANVNGIKNMEAQTLNGLSIQKIYFQPDVNLDLAIAQIVSATNAIRALMPPGIQPPIVVQFNASSVPVLQLSLNSDSLNEQQLYDFGIYRVRQQLAPVPGVTLPTPAGGKYRQIMVDIDPDKLLSRGLTPLDIVNAVNTQNLTLPSGTAKIGDTQYTVRTNATPASINDLNMIPVKFANGATILLKDVAQVRDGALVQQNIVREDGRRSVLLSVIKNGNASTLAVVNGVKNALQAIRSSAPAGLKVNELFDQSIFVTNSVTGVLREGAIAAGLTALMILVFLGSWRSTLVVMISIPLAILSSLVVLYFLGETLNTMTLGGLALAVGILVDDSTVTIENTHRLWTEEGMPLSEATLHGAAEIAVPTLVSTLAISCVFTSVVFLDGPAKYLFTPLGLAVVFAMLASYGLSRTLTPITIGLLLKGERHHAEDGAPRGFFSRMTAAFERGFEHLRNGYAKLLATLLRRRAIVPVVVVLMLSLGTVMLLFVGRDFFPLIDGGQIQLHVRAPAGTRIESTEAIFQAVEDKIREVIPEKDRSLIVDNIGLPARAFNLAFADGSTIGINDGVIQVALKEGHKPTADYVKKLRQVLPAAFPEDVFYFQAADIVTQILNFGLPAQIDVRTVGYDKNNLSVARELRQRLAAIPGIVDAHLQQEVDAPAFYAQIDRTRAAQLGLNASTVATNINVSLSSSEQVSPNFWTDPTSGIPYYLAVQTPEYKVNSLNALANTPVSTSLAVSGQTVPGMLSNVATFKRDKVATNSNQTNIQPVFDVYASVQGRDLGSVAADINKVTTELQKELKPGNSIQVIGQIQSMNDSFRNLGIGLLFAAVFVYLLMVVNYQTFGDPFVVILALPATLCGIVTMLFITGTTLNVPSLMGAIMAVGVASANSILLVTFAREQQLKGHSAFEAALSAGHTRIRPVLMTAAAMIVGMIPMAIGGAGEEQNAALARAVIGGLLFATPTTLLIVPYLFAMLRKGNDGKPHHGVFEEA
- a CDS encoding efflux RND transporter periplasmic adaptor subunit, which produces MTETRVRPKTEVPKDRPDPETDRVVTLPNAAPKRRGYGGALFGASALLLLAGGLAVGGWRHYQAEFDVAATAQQSRTLVPDVRVGTIRASDSKITVTLPATTTAFEAANIFARTNGYIEKRYVDIGDRVKAGALLAEITAPELDHQITQAQATLAQNQATLQQTQASRELAEVTNGRDSKLVKQGWLTLQQGDNDRLTLQAQQAAVGVAQSNIAAQEAQIRILEQEKAYQRVVAPFDGVITQRNIDNGSLVTSGSTFMFTLMHPDVIRTQVFVPQDEAFGLGPGVDAVVRVPEIPDRSFPGKVTRIASALQPGSRTLLTEIDVPNPDGALSPGIYCTVELLIPRKTPSMTIPADAVVFDQNGLHVAVVKDGTAHLQKITIARDFGTEVEVHDGVKPGDQVILNPMVNLAEGSKVAARKAQTS
- a CDS encoding response regulator transcription factor; translation: MTKLLLIEDDSETAEEITAELADRGFEIEWSANGIEGLDKARSSRPDAMIVDRLLPGMDGLTVIEALRKDQVRTPVLVLSALGAVDDRVRGLRMGGDDYLTKPFAIVELVARVEALLRRPAESRDTTLRVGPLELDLIERTAKRGDRVIDLLPREFRLLEYMMQRSDQLLTRAMLLEEVWNYKFVPATNLVDVHMGRLRHKVDGPEEVPMIHNVRGAGFILRTGP